One part of the Osmerus mordax isolate fOsmMor3 chromosome 18, fOsmMor3.pri, whole genome shotgun sequence genome encodes these proteins:
- the cica gene encoding protein capicua homolog isoform X4: MKPIKSQGRRSPPSTRAKGGKRRGVGGDSLDGGEKRDSDENRDHAPSPRGHTSPDSSQEEPILSQSMGHAHREECGNVSEEHPRTLGTHNDSSSGGSSTASANNSPNPASSRKTATFKARVPKKKYTSEHCAIAVGNPSTPPLQQNSTGSTVGGVHGSMVGRQSSSSSSSSSSSGSASMTGESGVQCRDSRGAGEEYPILSRVPQGIASDLPALERGRGADREREAPPPSPVVRCSSTDTASEHSADLEVSDPRPHPADIRPQHTPPGPAPGAHTLMHAPRSLPEALAETLAKGLKNQRVLARQACAKAGETGDEVERRRGEGEAAMDFVFRAGVVRRVSGEHGSLEVQLNGEKGLCRYPFCEGPREEPVDIVLDAPPPGSQPVAIGTGVCVPFGSGAAEDLGEPQRQWYREGVITQVDSHPAVAYPYRVLLCEDRRAPSGGEDGVSRAAAGTTQAVWVSRQSLRLLVPPWDLDLPGGGETGPEGDGERGMEREDREEMDVEQELCRLSRGMAPGMGSVLGRGGLSYPATAPPSSSSSTVSSPVTPASVLSLGPARDWDRDLERERDIQRKQERERERERPKHHPFLPLTPEEDMEVSHFSMVPIGATIPSAKVMGVSQHRPILSKPPPGYLSPHLSVVRGIGTPLGPHLALNPHPPPSPVLLGLDSATVGMGVISTPQLPPLPPISSSSSSSSSRPSQEKTPSASGGGAGSGSSSRSRTPLTAAQQKYKKGDVVCTPTGIRKKFNGKQWRRLCSREGCSKESQRRGYCSRHLSMRTKEMEASGGGVRDRGGASSTGTLTPSDLRLGGGRTSSEFDWDETSRDSSEASSRGGDSRPRLVLPSLLPQDLSRFDFDECEAATMLVSLGSSRSGTPFSPISNQSPFSPTPSPSPSPLFGFRPATFSPIAAPPSLTPRRHRHLSGTKMGTPGSDRERHLSGIVPTFQTNLTFTVPMSPSKRKLDAPPPPLPVSQDYAKPDQLGALVGSEAFHVLSPQSQPTTPSSLSFPRPRSATSRPPSSAASTPPPMLVSPTPPSPLPQEPSPRRLVPLRDSPVIVRNPDVPLAKFSDGPLARRERRSRELSQPPHLSSGLQAPVPINGAATNGAVLLRNPTSTLVLVTSSQSLTPATSHSSPASSGSMAGSALSGTGGRERDRKSGGHQDGIGGVLPQPVACHPSPTALLPLILPAESPHPAPRKDIIMGRPGTVWTNVEPRSVPVFPWHSLVPFLEPSQSAASAHPADSQELVNQSKEPRCAVALVGDGQAAPPDTERGSPSCPPPASDSQPAERGIADSETESDADDPFFPSVSEPPSSTGPMKRRTQSLSALPKDGDRKREKDHIRRPMNAFMIFSKRHRALVHQRHPNQDNRTVSKILGEWWYALGPNEKQKYHDLAFQVKEAHFRAHPDWKWCNKDRRKSLSEGRGTPGAKEARERSMSESTEPPPVSQASEGKAVASGWAGGGAERRVGGLYGGQVPRPRAFSQSAVHNLERQEPETGLEKRRTSEDVTSDEERMVICEEEGDDDVMEDSIDLKCKERVTDSEEDEPDGQGGSQTGVHSSLPFSASTQESAAGGSTDSSEKKRKKGMEGGEEGRGGSKRGVEPAGGGGKVGGGQTDSSSGSVLNTLPPPPLGHGINQVLGAVSMAPTIVTNVVRPITSTPIPIVSKPMEGPVALSALPQEKATLLIGGAGGGTITAGGGYLSSSSPNSVSVGGVGPGGLVTSLVLGGSFPAQPAIQLITPPHPLSCTAPSLSHSTLPLPLLQPQFLPASSLTPPGAKQPVTQLQYILPTLSASSNPKSPSPQLPQQPTSILALPFSPPTHVSLANGVHSGAVAAVGGVSPAARVQAQSPVLQSKMLVPMATVRTGSTPPQPISLVAPPLPVQNGIQTGNKIIQIAPMPVVQTNVHPTGAVHTGNPFPVSMATALMAPGSAPPQTVLLSSPATRITYVQSPPGVVSTATVQAPPPEPAYLPSPLATLGFTAIAPAGHTLVQPIVAGQPPMLAPAPPRSANGSCPSQPPGSASMGPGANHQFLTAIYPSPNVTLATGVVSMATAPVVATAAALAGVPGALAQPASVCLQGLMPHTLLGEAEPGQDDTGERQRGKEREIKRENLADCTTDVEATAGVKEERGAPRRIKEENTSEDYDSPREKQQTRGDWEREGGWEREVKKESEEGSWEAGRPRERDERSTPDGDSRGGNSKETGPRDSLPRSPLPPPSGLDTPLPPPPCDRDPAPSAKRIKFRPPPLKRTPDSVDKVLSGSYFEERFAELPEFKPEEVLPSPTLQSLATSPRVILGSYRRKRKNSTDLDSSAEDPGSPRRKTRRLSSCSSEPSTPKSATTKCEGEIFTFDRAGAETEDVLGELDRVPFSSLRRTLDQRRALVMQLFHEHGFFPSAQATAAFQARYSDTFPTKVCLQLKIREVRQKIMQTATPGTADLGGPTGVAATGNDPASAGALGSANPQAREDIGAEPGERRRSPEEPRSEA, translated from the exons ATGAAGCCCATCAAGAGTCAAGGCAGGCGCTCCCCGCCCTCCACCAGGGccaagggggggaagaggagaggggtggggggcgacAGCCTGGACGGGGGCGAGAAGAGAGACTCGGACGAAAACAGAGACCATGCACCCTCCCCCAGGGGCCACACCTCCCCAGATTCCTCTCAGGAGGAGCCTATTTTGTCGCAGTCCATGGGCCATGCCCACCGAGAGGAGTGTGGGAATGTGTCCGAGGAGCATCCAAGGACCCTGGGAACACACAACGACAGCAGCAGTGGCGGTAGCAGCACGGCTAGCGCCAACAACAGCCCTAACCCCGCCTCCAGCCGCAAGACCGCCACCTTCAAGGCCCGCGTTCCCAAGAAGAAGTACACGTCGGAGCACTGTGCCATCGCCGTCGGCAACCCCAGCACGCCACCCCTGCAGCAGAACAGCACCGGCAGCACTGTGGGTGGAGTCCACGGCAGTATGGTGGGCCGACAGTCTTCATCATCCTCgtcgtcatcctcctcctcaggttCGGCTTCgatgacaggagagagtggggtacagtgcagagacagcaggggggcaggagaggaataCCCCATCCTCAGCAGAGTCCCTCAGGGCATTGCCTCTGACCTCCCAgccctggagagggggagaggggcagacagggagcgagaggcgcccccccccagccctgtggtGCGATGCTCCTCCACGGACACGGCCAGCGAGCACTCTGCCGACCTGGAGGTCAGTGACCCGCGGCCCCACCCCGCCGACATacgcccccaacacacacccccagGGCCCGCCCCCGGggctcacacactcatgcatgccCCCCGGAGCCTGCCAGAGGCCCTGGCCGAGACCCTGGCCAAGGGGCTGAAGAACCAACGCGTCTTGGCTCGGCAGGCGTGCGCGAAGGCAGGGGAGACGGGCGATGAGGTGGAgcggcggaggggggagggcgaggcCGCCATGGACTTCGTGTTCCGAGCGGGCGTCGTGCGGAGGGTGAGCGGCGAGCATGGCAGCCTGGAGGTTCAGCTGAATGGCGAGAAGGGCCTGTGCCGCTACCCGTTCTGCGAGGGCCCGCGAGAGGAGCCTGTAGACATCGTCCTGGATGCCCCGCCCCCAGGCTCCCAGCCCGTAGCCATCGGCACTGGCGTGTGCGTTCCATTCGGAAGCGGGGCCGCTGAGGACCTCGGCGAGCCGCAGAGGCAGTGGTACCGGGAGGGTGTGATCACCCAGGTGGACAGCCACCCCGCCGTGGCATACCCCTACCGCGTGCTGCTGTGCGAGGACAGGAGAGCGCCCTCCGGTGGCGAGGACGGGGTCAGTAGGGCCGCCGCGGGCACCACGCAGGCCGTGTGGGTCTCCCGACAGAGCCTGCGTCTGCTGGTGCCCCCCTGGGACCTGGACCTGCCCGGGGGCGGGGAAACAGGGCCGGAGggcgacggagagagggggatggagagggaggacagggaggagatggacgTGGAGCAGGAGCTGTGTCGTCTGAGTCGAGGGATGGCGCCGGGCATGGGGTCTGTGTTGGGGCGTGGCGGGCTTTCCTACCCTGCCACAGCtccgccttcctcctcctcctccaccgtcAGCTCCCCTGTGACCCCCGCCTCTGTGCTCAGCCTGGGGCCCGCCAGAGACTGGGACagggacctggagagagagagggacatccagaggaaacaggagagagagagggagcgagagaggcccAAACaccatcccttccttcctctcacccCCGAAGAAGACATGGAGGTGTCCCACTTCAGCATGGTGCCAATTGGGGCAACCATACCAAGCGCCAAGGTCATGGGGGTGTCCCAGCACCGACCCATCCTCTCCAAGCCCCCCCCAGGCTACCTCAGCCCCCACCTCTCTGTGGTGCGAGGCATCGGGACTCCCCTGGGCCCCCACCTGGCCCTCAAcccgcacccccctccctccccagtgctTCTAGGCCTGGATTCTGCCACGGTGGGAATGGGGGTCATCTCtaccccccagctcccccctctcccccctatttcctcctcctcctcctcctcctcctccagaccctcccaggAGAAGACTCCCTCGGCCTCcggcgggggggcggggtcgGGGTCGTCTTCGCGCTCCCGGACACCTCTGACGGCCGCCCAGCAGAAGTACAAGAAGGGCGACGTTGTGTGCACGCCCACGGGCATCCGCAAGAAGTTCAACGGCAAACAGTGGAGGCGCCTGTGCTCCCGCGAGGGCTGCTCCAAGGAGTCCCAGCGCCGGGGCTACTGCTCCAGACACCTCTCCATGAGGACCAAGGAGATGGAGGCCAGCGGAGGGGGGGTCCGCGACCGCGGCGGGGCCAGCAGCACCggcaccctcaccccctcagacCTGCGGCTCGGAGGGGGCAGGACCAGCTCCGAGTTTGACTGGGACGAGACGTCGAGGGACAGCAGCGAGGCCAGCAGCAGGGGTGGAGACTCCAGGCCCCGcctcgtcctcccctccctcctgccccaggaCCTGTCTCGCTTCGACTTTGACGAGTGCGAGGCGGCGACCATGTTGGTTTCCCTGGGAAGCTCTCGCTCCGggacccccttctcccccatatCCAACCAGTCGCcattctcccccaccccctcgccctccccttcccctctctttggCTTCCGCCCTGCCACCTTCAGCCCCATCGCTGCTCCGCCCTCCCTTACCCCGAGGCGTCACCGCCACCTCAGCGGCACCAAGATGGGCACCCCCGGCTCGGACCGCGAGCGTCACCTGTCGGGCATCGTGCCCACCTTCCAGACCAACCTTACCTTCACAGTGCCCATGAGCCCCAGCAAGCGCAAGCTGGAcgctccccctccgcccctgcCCGTGTCCCAGGACTACGCCAAGCCAGACCAGCTGGGGGCGCTGGTGGGCAGCGAGGCCTTCCAcgtcctctccccccagagccagcccaccaccccttcctccctctccttcccccgtcCCCGCAGTGCCACCagccgccccccctcctccgccgcctccaccccccctcccatgcTGGTGTCCCCCACTCCGCCCTCGCCCCTCCCACAGGAGCCCAGCCCCCGTCGCCTCGTGCCCCTCCGGGACTCCCCCGTCATCGTCAGGAACCCGGACGTCCCCCTGGCTAAGTTCTCCGACGGCCCCCTGGCGAGGAGGGAGCGACGGAGCCGCGAGCTGAGCCAGCCCCCCCACCTGTCCTCCGGCCTTCAGGCGCCCGTCCCCATCAACGGCGCCGCCACCAACGGCGCCGTGCTCCTCCGAAACCCCACCTCCACGCTGGTCCTCGTCACCTCCTCCCAGTCACTCACGCCTGCGACCTCCCACTCCAGCCCCGCCTCCAGCGGCTCCATGGCAGGCTCCGCCCTCTCCGGCAccgggggcagggagagagacaggaagtcagggggGCACCAAGATGGCATTGGGGGGGTGCTTCCCCAGCCGGTGGCatgccacccctcccccacggcTCTGCTGCCCCTCATCCTGCCCGCTGAGTCACCTCATCCCGCCCCTCGCAAGGACATCATCATGGGACGCCCGGGCACAG TTTGGACCAATGTGGAGCCCCGGTCAGTCCCTGTGTTCCCCTGGCATTCATTGGTTCCTTTCCTGGAGCCCAGCCAATCGGCTGCTTCTGCCCACCCTGCTGATAGCCAAGAGCTTGTCAATCAAAGCAAAG AGCCTCGTTGTGCCGTGGCCCTGGTGGGTGATGGGCAGGCGGCTCCACCAGACACAGAGCGGGGATCTCCCTCATGCCCGCCTCCCGCAAGCGACAGCCAACCAGCAGAGAGGGGCATAGCTGAcagcgagacagagagtgacGCAGATGACCC GTTCTTCCCAAGTGTGTCAGAACCTCCGTCCTCTACTGGTCCTATGAAGCGCAGAACACAGTCCTTGAGTGCGCTGCCCAAAGACGGAGACAGGAAG aGGGAAAAGGACCACATTCGGCGGCCAATGAACGCGTTCATGATCTTCAGCAAGCGCCACCGCGCTCTGGTCCACCAGCGGCACCCCAACCAGGACAACCGCACGGTCAGCAAGATCCTGGGGGAGTGGTGGTACGCCCTGGGGCCCAACGAGAAGCAGAAGTACCACGACCTGGCCTTCCAG GTGAAGGAGGCCCATTTCAGGGCTCACCCAGACTGGAAGTGGTGTAACAAGGACAGGAGGAAGTCTCTGTCTGAGGGGCGGGGCACCCCGGGGGCCAAGGAGGCCCGCGAGAGGAGCATGTCTGAaagcacag agccCCCTCCTGTATCCCAGGCGTCAGAGGGAAAGGCCGTGGCCTcaggctgggccggtggtggggCTGAGCGGCGAGTGGGCGGCCTCTACGGAGGCCAGGTGCCACGCCCCCGAGCTTTCTCCCAGAGCGCAGTTCACaacctggagagacaggagccAGAGACAGGCCTGGAGAAG CGCAGGACTAGCGAGGACGTAACCAGCGACGAGGAGCGCATGGTCATCTGTGAAGAAGAAGgggatgatgatgtcatgg agGATTCCATAGACCTGAAGTGCAAGGAGAGAGTGACTGACAGTGAGGAGGATGAGCCTGATGGACAG gGTGGCAGCCAGACAGgggtccactcctccctccccttctccgcCTCCACCCAGGAGAGCGCTGCGGGGGGCAGCACAGACAGCtctgagaagaagaggaagaaagggatggagggaggggaggaagggaggggaggatctAAAAGAGGAGTCGAGccggcgggaggaggaggaaaagtagGAGGGGGGCAGACTGACTCCTCCTCTGGGTCAGTCCTGAACacgctgcccccccctcctctgggacATGGTATCAACCAGGTGCTGGGTGCTGTCTCCATGGCCCCCACCATTGTGACCAATGTGGTACGACCCATAACCAGCACGCCCATCCCAATCGTCAGCAAGCCAATGGAAGGACCCGTGGCTCTCAGCGCACTCCCCCAAGAGAAAGCCACACTTCTtattggaggagcaggaggcgggACAATCACAGCAGGGGGTGGGTAcctgtcctcatcctcccccaatTCGGTCAGTGTAGGCGGGGTTGGGCCCGGGGGATTGGTCACCAGCCTTGTACTGGGAGGATCTTTCCCTGCCCAGCCAGCCATTCAGCTGATAACCCCTCCCCACCCGCTCTCCTGCACTGCTCCTAGCCTCTCCCACTCCAccttgcccctccccctgctacaGCCACAGTTCCTCCCCGCCTCCTCGCTCACGCCCCCCGGCGCCAAACAGCCAGTCACACAGCTCCAGTACATCTTGCCCACCCTCTCCGCCAGCAGCAACCCCaagagcccctccccccagctacCCCAGCAGCCAACCAGCATCCTCGCCTTGCCCTTCTCCCCGCCCACCCATGTGTCCCTGGCCAATGGAGTGCACTCGggggcagtggcagcagtgggAGGGGTCAGCCCCGCAGCAAGAG TCCAAGCACAGTCTCCAGTCTTGCAGAGCAAGATGCTGGTTCCCATGGCAACAGTGAGAACAGGTTCTACTCCTCCTCAACCTATTTCCCTGGTggccccgccccttcctgtGCAGAATGGCATCCAGACAGGAAACAAG ATAATCCAGATAGCTCCCATGCCAGTGGTCCAGACCAACGTCCATCCCACTGGAGCAGTGCACACTGGGAACCCATTccctgtttccatggcaacggCGCTGATGGCGCCGGGCTCCGCCCCGCCTCAGACAGTGCTGCTGAGCTCGCCCGCGACGAG gATCACCTATGTTCAGTCCCCCCCTGGGGTGGTCTCCACGGCAACCGTCCAAGCCCCCCCTCCAGAGCCCGCCTACCTGCCATCTCCCCTGGCAACGCTGGGCTTCACTGCCATCGCCCCAGCAGGCCATACACTGGTTCAGCCAATCGTAGCAGGCCAGCCTCCCATgctagccccagcccctccccggTCAGCCAACGGCAGCTGTCCGTCACAACCTCCCGGCTCCGCCTCCATGGGTCCAGGAGCCAATCACCAGTTTCTCACTGCCATTTACCCCTCCCCGAACGTCACTCTGGCGACTGGAGTAGTTTCTATGGCGACGGCGCCGGTGGTAGCCACAGCCGCCGCTCTGGCTGGTGTGCCGGGGGCGCTGGCACAGCCCGCTAGCGTGTGTCTGCAAGGGCTGatgccacacacactcctgggggAAGCAGAGCCTGGGCAGGAcgacacaggagagaggcagagagggaaggagagggagataaagagggagaacCTGGCCGACTGTACCACTGACGTGGAGGCGACAG CAGGtgtaaaggaggagagaggagccccTCGACGCATCAAAGAGGAGAACACCAGCGAGGACTACGACTCCCCCCGCGAGAAGCAGCAGACCAGGGgcgactgggagagagagggcggctgggagagggaggtgaagaaggagagtGAAGAGGGCAGCTGGGAGGCCGGGAGGCCCAGGGAGAGGGACGAGCGCAGCACACCGGACGGGGACAGCAGAGGAGGCAACAGCAAGGAG acTGGACCCAGggactccctccctcgctcccctctgccccctccctcaggATTGGACACTCCTCTGCCGCCACCTCCCTGTGACCGAGACCCTGCCCCCTCTGCCAAGAGGATCAAGTTCCGCCCACCGCCACTCAAGAGGACCCCTGACTCAGTTGACAA GGTGCTCTCGGGGTCCTACTTTGAGGAGCGCTTTGCCGAGCTGCCCGAGTTCAAGCCCGAGGAGGTGCTGCCCTCCCCCACGCTGCAGAGCCTGGCCACCTCACCCCGCGTCATCCTGGGCAGCTACCGCCGCAAGAGGAAGAACTCCACcg ACCTGGACTCGTCAGCAGAGGACCCAGGCTCCCCCCGGAGGAAGACACGCCGTCTGTCCAGCTGCAGCTCCGAGCCCAGCACTCCCAAAAGCGCCACCACCAAGTGTGAGGGGGAGATCTTCACCTTCGACAGAGCCG gagcaGAAACCGAGGACGTTCTGGGGGAGTTGGACCGGgtccccttctcttccctgaGGAGAACCCTGGACCAGCGCCGCGCTCTGGTCATGCAGCTGTTCCACGAGCACGGCTTCTTCCCCTCAG ctcAGGCCACAGCAGCCTTCCAGGCCCGCTACTCAGACACCTTCCCCACCAAGGTGTGTCTGCAGCTCAAGATCCGCGAGGTCCGGCAGAAAATAATGCAGACGGCCACACCCGGGACCGCCGACCTCGGGGGACCCACCGGGGTTGCAGCAACCGGCAACGACCCTGCCTCCGCTGGTGCACTGGGCTCAGCCAATCCTCAGGCCCGAGAGGACATCGGGGCGGAGCCAGGGGAGAGACGTCGGAGCCCCGAGGAACCCAGGAGCGAGGCGTAG